One part of the Halostagnicola larsenii XH-48 genome encodes these proteins:
- a CDS encoding LUD domain-containing protein: MSSNRSQKADRIRQIMETEGESVERNARGFNEGRYESVARLEDYDAYKDRARAIKEDAIERLPSLIEQVRETVEANGGTVYLADDAADANRYVRELARERAAETVVKSKSMTTEEIELNEHLEDEGCDVWETDLGEFVLQVADEAPSHLVAPAIHQSREEIATLFNEQFDPEEPLETAEELTNFAREYLGEQIQEADIGITGANFVTADTGTIALVTSEGNARKTVAVPDTHVAVAGVEKIVPTFEDLQPFVELIARSGTGQDITSYVSLFSPPVATPTVDFDSEGPIAGTASDSSSDAENDREFHLVLLDNGRMEMRDDDQLRETLYCIRCSACANSCANFQSVGGHAFGGETYAGGIATGWEAGVNGEESTEEFNDLCTGCSRCVNQCPVKIDIPWINTVVRDRRNRGADGGELDFLVEGLTPDEEPAGLDLQKRFFGNFDTLAKLGSATAPLSNWAAGTPPSRMLMERVLGIDRRRELPTFERETLVEWFRNRDAPRPVDAEYHAVVYPDLYTNHVRTERGKAAVRTLEALGVAVEIPDVASSGRAPLSQGMISTAEAHAREVRADLEAHIDAGYDVVVIEPSDLAMFRGEYERLLSEDRYESLAERSYELFEYVYGLLENGVDPTPLRDAEHDATASDIAYHSHCQQRTLELEEFTTAVLERQGFDVTTSDVECCGMAGSFGYKSEYYELSMDVGSRLESQFEMPDAADRTVVASGTSCLEQLDSLLTRQPRHPITLLDPGA; encoded by the coding sequence ATGTCGAGCAACCGTTCCCAGAAGGCCGACCGAATTCGGCAGATCATGGAGACGGAAGGCGAGAGCGTCGAGCGCAACGCTCGCGGGTTCAACGAGGGCCGCTACGAATCCGTCGCCCGACTCGAGGACTACGACGCGTACAAGGACCGAGCGCGCGCCATCAAAGAAGACGCCATCGAGCGACTCCCCTCGCTGATCGAGCAGGTGCGCGAGACCGTCGAGGCGAACGGCGGGACGGTCTACCTCGCCGACGACGCGGCCGACGCGAACCGGTACGTGCGCGAACTCGCCCGCGAACGCGCGGCCGAAACCGTCGTCAAATCGAAGTCGATGACGACCGAGGAGATCGAACTCAACGAACACCTCGAGGACGAGGGCTGTGACGTCTGGGAAACCGACCTCGGCGAGTTCGTCCTGCAGGTCGCCGACGAAGCGCCCAGCCACCTCGTCGCGCCCGCGATCCACCAGTCGCGCGAGGAGATCGCGACCCTGTTCAACGAACAGTTCGACCCCGAAGAACCCCTCGAGACGGCCGAGGAGCTAACGAACTTCGCTCGAGAGTACCTCGGCGAGCAGATTCAGGAGGCGGACATTGGAATCACCGGCGCGAACTTCGTGACCGCGGACACCGGAACCATCGCGCTGGTCACCAGCGAGGGCAACGCCAGAAAGACCGTCGCGGTCCCCGACACGCACGTCGCCGTCGCCGGCGTCGAGAAGATCGTGCCGACGTTCGAGGACCTCCAGCCGTTCGTCGAGTTGATCGCCCGCTCGGGTACCGGACAGGACATCACCTCCTACGTCTCGCTGTTCTCGCCGCCGGTGGCGACGCCGACGGTCGACTTCGACTCCGAGGGGCCGATCGCAGGTACCGCTAGCGACTCGAGTTCGGACGCCGAAAACGATCGGGAGTTCCACCTGGTGCTCCTCGACAACGGCCGAATGGAGATGCGGGACGACGACCAACTCCGGGAGACGCTTTACTGCATTCGGTGCTCGGCCTGTGCGAACTCGTGTGCGAACTTTCAGTCCGTCGGCGGCCACGCCTTCGGCGGCGAAACCTACGCCGGCGGCATCGCCACCGGCTGGGAGGCTGGCGTCAACGGCGAGGAGTCGACCGAGGAGTTCAACGACCTCTGTACGGGCTGCTCGCGGTGTGTCAACCAGTGTCCGGTGAAGATCGATATTCCGTGGATCAACACCGTCGTCCGGGACCGGCGAAATCGCGGTGCCGACGGCGGCGAACTCGACTTCCTCGTCGAAGGGCTCACACCCGATGAAGAACCCGCAGGCCTCGACCTGCAAAAACGCTTTTTCGGCAACTTCGATACGCTCGCGAAACTCGGTTCCGCGACCGCGCCGCTGTCGAACTGGGCCGCGGGGACGCCGCCGTCGCGGATGCTCATGGAACGAGTGCTCGGCATCGACCGCCGCCGAGAACTGCCGACGTTCGAACGCGAGACGCTCGTCGAGTGGTTCCGCAACCGGGACGCGCCCCGCCCCGTCGACGCGGAGTACCACGCCGTGGTCTACCCCGACCTCTATACGAACCACGTCCGAACCGAGCGAGGGAAGGCGGCCGTCCGGACGCTCGAGGCCCTCGGCGTCGCGGTCGAAATCCCCGACGTGGCCTCTTCCGGTCGCGCGCCGCTCTCCCAGGGGATGATCTCGACGGCCGAAGCACACGCCCGCGAAGTTCGTGCGGACCTCGAGGCCCACATCGACGCCGGCTACGACGTCGTCGTCATCGAACCGAGCGACCTCGCGATGTTCCGCGGCGAGTACGAGCGACTGCTCTCCGAAGACCGGTACGAATCGCTCGCAGAGCGTAGCTACGAACTGTTCGAGTACGTCTACGGCCTGCTCGAGAACGGCGTCGACCCCACCCCGCTTCGGGACGCCGAGCACGACGCGACCGCGTCCGACATCGCCTACCACTCACACTGCCAGCAGCGAACCCTCGAACTCGAGGAGTTTACGACGGCCGTCCTCGAACGCCAGGGGTTCGACGTCACCACGTCGGACGTCGAGTGTTGTGGCATGGCCGGCAGTTTCGGCTACAAGAGCGAGTACTACGAACTGAGCATGGACGTCGGCAGCCGCCTCGAATCGCAGTTCGAGATGCCCGACGCGGCGGATCGAACGGTCGTCGCGAGCGGCACGTCCTGTCTTGAGCAACTCGACTCGCTGCTGACCCGACAGCCGCGCCACCCGATTACGCTCCTCGATCCCGGCGCGTAA
- a CDS encoding LutC/YkgG family protein gives MATQLETFETSLEKVRTEVTRTTPADFQDTVADAIERPAVGAALPFDTVSLADTDVVLDPTPDQLREAACGVTSAALGVASYGTVVLESTPAGGELSGLFPDRHVVVVRECDIVGDMATAFERMGERFRNGRDDAVLATGPSATADMGELVYGVHGPRETHAIIVED, from the coding sequence ATGGCAACCCAACTCGAAACGTTCGAAACCAGCCTCGAGAAGGTTCGAACCGAGGTTACACGAACCACACCCGCGGACTTTCAGGACACAGTCGCAGATGCGATCGAACGGCCGGCAGTCGGTGCGGCGCTTCCGTTCGACACCGTCTCGCTCGCAGACACCGACGTGGTTCTCGACCCGACCCCCGACCAGCTTCGCGAGGCCGCCTGTGGCGTGACGAGCGCGGCGCTCGGCGTCGCCAGCTACGGAACCGTCGTCCTCGAGTCGACGCCCGCGGGTGGGGAACTCTCCGGGCTCTTTCCGGACCGCCACGTCGTCGTCGTCCGCGAGTGCGACATCGTCGGGGACATGGCGACGGCGTTCGAGCGCATGGGTGAGCGATTCCGAAACGGGCGCGACGACGCCGTACTCGCAACCGGACCGAGCGCAACCGCGGATATGGGCGAACTCGTCTACGGCGTCCACGGGCCGCGAGAAACGCACGCGATCATCGTGGAGGACTAA